From one Bradyrhizobium sp. Ash2021 genomic stretch:
- a CDS encoding creatininase family protein, whose protein sequence is MGTDTDRNFIERLTWDEVARRITEGAAAILPIGAAAKQHGFHLPLNTDRIQAEWFAAKLAERIDALVWPTLTYGYYPAFTEYAGSSSLSASTFEAVAHEIAAGILDGGCRKLLVLNTGISTLAPVERALARLDAGKVMHLRIYEGPRYRRAAEALAAQGHGSHADELETSLMLALAPQLVDMARAEASPALKQDAPGRLTPSDKNSPNYSRSGSYGDPTLATLAKGEILLAAILDDLNEQAAALMAEPSTAKPRSNPIRSLSR, encoded by the coding sequence ATGGGCACCGACACCGATCGCAATTTTATCGAGCGCCTGACGTGGGACGAAGTCGCGCGGCGCATCACTGAGGGCGCCGCCGCCATTCTGCCGATCGGCGCCGCGGCCAAGCAGCATGGCTTCCATCTGCCGCTCAATACCGACCGCATCCAGGCCGAATGGTTTGCGGCCAAACTGGCGGAACGGATCGACGCGCTGGTCTGGCCGACGCTGACCTACGGCTACTACCCCGCCTTCACCGAATATGCCGGCAGCAGCAGCCTTTCCGCATCGACCTTCGAGGCCGTCGCGCACGAGATCGCCGCGGGGATTCTCGACGGCGGCTGCCGGAAATTGCTGGTGCTCAATACCGGGATCAGCACGCTGGCCCCGGTCGAACGCGCGCTGGCGCGTCTCGATGCCGGCAAGGTGATGCATTTGCGGATTTACGAAGGCCCGCGCTATCGCCGCGCCGCCGAAGCGCTGGCCGCGCAGGGCCACGGCAGCCATGCCGATGAACTCGAGACCTCGCTGATGCTGGCGCTGGCGCCGCAGCTGGTTGACATGGCGCGCGCCGAGGCCAGCCCCGCCCTGAAACAGGACGCGCCCGGCCGCCTGACGCCATCGGACAAGAACTCGCCGAATTACAGCCGCTCCGGCAGCTATGGCGATCCGACGCTGGCGACATTGGCCAAGGGCGAAATCCTGCTCGCCGCGATTCTCGACGATCTCAACGAGCAGGCCGCCGCGTTGATGGCGGAGCCGTCAACCGCAAAGCCGCGATCGAACCCGATCCGAAGCCTGTCGCGATGA
- a CDS encoding SDR family NAD(P)-dependent oxidoreductase produces the protein MDFRDRHVVVTGGTGALGRAVVGALLAAGAHCHVPYRQEREKEGLPSGALSLIPVPSLADEAAVAKLYGGLPALWASIHIAGGFAFAPLTDTSGELLRRLIDDNLVSCFLCCREAVAAMRRGKAGGRIVNVAARQALEPRTGANISASTAAKAGVAALSAALGEELAGEGILVNAVAPSIMDTPTNRRDMPKANFDAWPKVEEVAATILFLASPENKVSRGGVVPVFGASSQSAAT, from the coding sequence ATGGATTTTCGCGATCGTCACGTGGTGGTAACCGGCGGCACCGGCGCCCTGGGGCGCGCGGTGGTAGGCGCATTGCTGGCGGCGGGCGCCCATTGCCATGTGCCCTATCGGCAGGAGCGGGAGAAGGAAGGCCTTCCCAGCGGGGCGCTGAGCCTGATCCCCGTGCCGAGCCTGGCGGATGAGGCGGCGGTGGCGAAGCTCTATGGCGGGCTCCCGGCGCTCTGGGCCTCGATCCATATCGCCGGCGGCTTCGCCTTCGCCCCGCTGACCGATACCAGCGGGGAGCTGCTGCGTCGGCTGATCGACGACAATCTCGTGAGCTGCTTCCTCTGCTGCCGCGAAGCGGTGGCGGCAATGCGCCGGGGGAAGGCCGGCGGGCGTATCGTCAACGTGGCGGCGCGCCAGGCCCTGGAGCCGCGCACCGGGGCGAATATAAGCGCCTCTACCGCCGCCAAGGCCGGCGTCGCCGCGCTCTCCGCAGCGCTGGGCGAGGAACTGGCGGGAGAGGGAATCCTGGTGAACGCCGTGGCGCCCTCGATCATGGATACCCCCACCAACCGGCGCGACATGCCCAAGGCCAATTTCGATGCCTGGCCCAAGGTGGAGGAGGTGGCGGCGACGATCCTCTTCCTCGCCTCGCCCGAGAACAAGGTGAGCCGGGGCGGCGTGGTCCCGGTCTTTGGGGCTTCCTCCCAATCGGCGGCGACGTAG
- a CDS encoding DUF692 domain-containing protein, with product MNVASRLPETSAAALADRPTTSAKPPFLGFGLGLRAQHYDEILSGNPPIDWFEVISENYMLPGGQPLRTLDRIRERYPVVMHGVSLSIASTAPPNFEYLQGLKDLAKRVEPKWVSDHLCWTGVHGKNLHDLLPIPYTEEALDHVVSRVQLVQDFLGRAIVLENVSTYVQFNNSEMTEWEFLAELSRRSGCWLLFDVNNVYVSAFNHGYDPLTFLNGIPPDRVVQFHMAGHSHMGTHIIDTHDHPVCEDVWDLYVAALKRFGRVSTMIERDDKIPPLDELLLEVNRTRAIAEQVLPGKLAG from the coding sequence ATGAACGTCGCAAGCAGATTGCCAGAGACTTCCGCGGCGGCGCTTGCGGACCGCCCGACGACATCAGCCAAGCCGCCGTTCCTCGGGTTCGGTCTCGGCCTGCGCGCGCAGCATTACGACGAAATCCTCTCCGGCAATCCGCCGATCGACTGGTTCGAGGTCATCAGCGAAAACTACATGCTGCCGGGCGGCCAGCCGCTGCGCACGCTCGACCGGATCCGCGAGCGCTATCCCGTCGTGATGCACGGCGTATCGCTGTCGATCGCTTCGACCGCTCCGCCCAATTTCGAATATCTGCAGGGCCTGAAAGACCTCGCCAAACGCGTCGAGCCAAAATGGGTTTCGGACCATCTGTGCTGGACCGGCGTGCATGGCAAGAACCTGCATGATCTGTTGCCGATCCCCTACACGGAGGAAGCGCTCGATCACGTCGTCAGCCGCGTGCAGCTGGTGCAGGATTTCCTCGGCCGCGCCATCGTGCTCGAAAACGTCTCGACCTATGTCCAGTTCAACAATTCCGAAATGACGGAATGGGAATTCCTGGCCGAATTGTCGCGCCGCTCCGGATGCTGGCTGTTGTTCGACGTCAACAACGTCTATGTCAGCGCCTTCAACCATGGCTACGACCCGTTGACTTTCCTCAACGGGATCCCTCCCGACCGCGTGGTGCAGTTCCACATGGCCGGCCATAGCCACATGGGCACCCACATCATCGACACCCACGATCATCCCGTGTGCGAGGATGTCTGGGATCTCTATGTCGCGGCGTTGAAGCGTTTCGGCCGCGTCTCCACCATGATCGAGCGCGACGACAAAATCCCGCCACTCGACGAACTGCTGCTGGAGGTCAACCGGACCCGCGCGATCGCCGAACAAGTGCTGCCGGGCAAGCTGGCGGGATGA
- a CDS encoding DNA-binding domain-containing protein: protein MSDFARQQGAFQRGILTGDDTVLAEILDSPREKRETLFGVYRYAYGSRLVEAMRNDHELLHLYLGDETFDEMGHAYVRARPSEHPNLRWFSQGLPDFLKSTAPYCDHPILSDLAALEKALNDAFDAAEGPVLALADMAGFAPEVWNDLTFQPHPSARRLDLNSNAPAIWMALKNDETPPDAELLEEPARLLIWRQDVTPMFRELATEEAMMWDEAANGIPFGVLCEMLATYDDPDGAAARGAGYLHSWISSGSLTGVSATD, encoded by the coding sequence ATGAGCGATTTTGCGCGGCAGCAGGGCGCATTCCAGCGCGGCATTCTGACCGGCGACGATACGGTTCTGGCCGAAATTCTCGATAGCCCCAGGGAGAAACGCGAAACGCTGTTCGGCGTCTATCGCTACGCCTACGGCTCGCGGCTGGTCGAGGCCATGCGCAACGACCACGAATTGCTGCACCTCTATCTCGGCGACGAGACGTTCGACGAGATGGGGCATGCCTATGTCAGGGCAAGGCCATCGGAACATCCGAACCTGCGCTGGTTTTCGCAAGGCCTGCCCGATTTCCTGAAATCGACCGCGCCCTATTGCGATCATCCGATCCTGTCCGACCTCGCCGCGCTGGAAAAGGCGCTCAACGACGCCTTCGACGCCGCGGAAGGCCCGGTGCTGGCGCTGGCCGACATGGCCGGCTTTGCGCCGGAGGTGTGGAACGATCTCACCTTTCAACCGCACCCCAGCGCGCGCAGGCTCGATCTCAACAGCAATGCGCCGGCGATCTGGATGGCGCTCAAGAACGACGAGACCCCGCCGGACGCGGAGCTGCTGGAAGAGCCTGCCCGCCTCCTGATCTGGCGCCAGGACGTGACGCCGATGTTTCGCGAACTCGCCACCGAAGAGGCGATGATGTGGGACGAGGCCGCCAACGGAATCCCCTTCGGCGTGCTCTGCGAGATGCTCGCGACCTATGACGACCCCGACGGCGCGGCAGCGCGCGGTGCGGGCTATCTGCATAGCTGGATCAGTTCGGGAAGCCTGACGGGCGTTTCCGCCACCGACTAG
- a CDS encoding SDR family oxidoreductase has translation MKIVVIGGTGLIGSKTVAILRQGGHEVVAASPNTGVNTITGEGLKEALVGAQVVIDLANAPSWEDKAVLEFFETSGRNLLAAEAAAGVRHHVALSIVGTDRSDNGYFRAKVAQEKLIAASSIPYTIIRSTQFMEFLGGIAASSADGNVVRLSPGLFQPIASDDVAANVAEVALAAPRNGIVEIAGPERAPFNEIVARYLKALGDPREVVRDPEARYFGGRVEEKSLVPLGEARLGRIGLDEWLRRSQAKA, from the coding sequence ATGAAGATCGTCGTCATCGGCGGCACCGGCCTGATCGGCTCGAAGACCGTCGCCATTCTGCGCCAGGGCGGCCATGAGGTCGTCGCCGCTTCGCCTAATACCGGCGTCAACACCATCACCGGCGAGGGGCTCAAAGAGGCCCTGGTCGGCGCGCAGGTGGTGATCGACCTCGCCAACGCGCCCTCATGGGAAGACAAGGCGGTGCTGGAATTTTTCGAGACTTCCGGGCGCAACCTTCTTGCGGCGGAGGCCGCAGCCGGCGTCCGGCACCATGTCGCGCTATCCATCGTCGGAACCGACCGGAGCGACAATGGCTATTTCCGCGCCAAGGTCGCCCAGGAGAAACTGATCGCGGCCTCCAGCATCCCCTACACCATCATCCGCTCGACCCAGTTCATGGAATTCCTCGGCGGCATCGCCGCTTCAAGTGCGGATGGAAATGTGGTCAGGCTTTCGCCCGGCCTGTTCCAGCCCATCGCGTCGGACGACGTTGCTGCCAACGTCGCCGAGGTGGCGCTCGCGGCGCCGCGAAACGGCATCGTCGAGATTGCCGGCCCGGAACGAGCACCGTTCAACGAAATCGTTGCCCGCTATCTGAAGGCGCTCGGCGATCCGCGTGAGGTCGTGAGAGACCCCGAGGCCCGATACTTCGGCGGCCGGGTCGAGGAGAAATCGCTGGTGCCGTTGGGCGAGGCGCGCCTCGGCCGCATCGGTTTGGACGAATGGCTCCGCCGCTCACAGGCAAAAGCCTGA